The Amphiura filiformis unplaced genomic scaffold, Afil_fr2py scaffold_283, whole genome shotgun sequence sequence TCAATATAATGCTGCTCGCAAATGCGAAAAGCGAATCCGCTggcaaagtgatgtaataatcggattaactaccatatcacCATATCAATAGGTGAAAACCATTtttaatataccgcgctgcactgatacgttcacgcagtacctctgcattgaaccatatcaagctgatcactcgcacttgtaagattagtatctttgaaaagaccggtattgtattcaatctatgattgtagacacaCAGgttatgagtgcaacctgcttgtagtgccgcgcgatgtattcaaaaattgctTTCACCTATTGCTGTGCTAGTTAATCCGattacgctggcgaagtgacgtaataatcggattgtctaccatagcaatagggtaaaacaatttttgaatgtatcgcgctgcactacaagcaggttgtactcatcacctgtgtatgtctgcaatcatagtttgaatacaataccactcctttcaaatatatatatatactattcttgaacacttgagaacgttcctgcaatcttattggttcttacccagctttacccgtgtgatatgacacgatatcacacgggtcagcgcgtgtgcgccaacgcgatacgcgtacttgctatttggaccaatcggaggcgcacagcaacaacgagactgatcgattttaagccctaggtaattccttgcaaaatgtaggtttaatttgatatgtatttgtatgatatttttatttgaattgagtgtttaagaatgagaataaaggtattgtttttagccgctgtcctGCATCTCTCGTCTCATATAGCACGGTCGACACATTATtgttggcgtaaaacaactcggcttcgcctcgttgttttacttaaaataatgatgtcgcccgtgttatatgagacgatagatgcacccagggctaaaaacaatacctttattctctaaatcttacagatgcgagtgatcaatgcagaggtaccgcacttactagtgaagtgcgatacattcttaaacacttgagaacattcCTGCAATCTTTAggcttacccgtgtgatatgatacgatatcacacgggtcagcgcgtgtgcatcgacgcgatactcgtacgcgctatttgaaccaatcgaagcgcatagcaacaacaggactgatcgactTTAAAacctaggtataattccttgcaaaatgtaggatttaatttgattaaaatttgtaatacttatgatttttttatttgaattaaagtgtttaagaatgagaaaaaagatattgtttttagttgctgtcgtgcatctatcgtctcatataacacggacgacatcattatttttggcgtaaaacaatgatgtcgcccgtgttatatgagacgatagatacactccaggggttaaaaacaatacctttattctctaattcaaaaattgttttcacctattgttatggtagttaatcctattatttattacgtcacttcgctaGCGTATAGGATACACACACTTGAATCGTCACTTGATTTCAGTCACCCATCCCATACACTGATTATATAAATCCCTGTCtaggtttttatgccttttctttcataggcctaatgGTGCGATGCAGAGATATGGCATAcgcctagtgcagggcaatacattcaaaattgttttcacctatcgctatggtaattaatcctgttacatcactacctcTTTCAGCGAATTGCTACAGAAGCCCGGATCCATCAGAATTCAATTACTGGGATGCAAAGCTTGAATGTCAAAAAATAGACGCCTATCTGGTTATCATCAGTGATGAATGGGAAAATGTAAGGCAATGTCTTCGTAGATGTGGATGTAAAAGTAGATATGGGTGAATGAAAAAAAGACAGGTcaagaatccatctttattttgGAACCAGGTTGAACCATAGGCGACGGAAGTGGGGTCGGAGGCGGAGGAGACACTTCTACTCCAGTCCCCACTAAAACCCTATTAGAATTGCCTTGTGCATCTTCGCTTTTTAGCTCACCGCGTTTTGGCCAAAacagggtaaaattgcaaaattatgcGCACTTTGTGTACTGGTCCATCAAATACCAAGATAAaccttcattttgggcaaaatagtTTGAAATTGCTTCTGCCGCCATTGTGTTGAACGTTTTAGTTTTAAAACGTTCTGTAAATGTtgaaacaggttcatcaggtttggtaataacGAAATAAAtaggtttttaatttgtcaaaaccagtgaagaaacttactattttcttgctgacagtttcgtcagtgaaccactgactttatcgAAGCGTATTGATgttgtgatccaacagctgatgactggcgggaagttatgtcacttccggtagtgaTGTTAGTCCTACTCGCAGTCTCCAAAAGAGGATCATAAACATGACTCAGATTGTATACCCCCTCGGCTCTGATCATCACTCCTCGCCCCCACCTCCTGGCACATTCCCCTATACAGCGTTCAAGTTCGGTCTCGGGAATggcaaaattccaaccacgaagaattcatgaaaatcattcagaatcgtaaacttcaatagtttcagaacacaaaacaatgcatgggtgatttttcaacaatacttcatttttgagcaatattacttgtacgcattggaggtaacgtatctgtggtaacgtatctgtgaagccctttcacacttttgtcttaatcgtgcaagtgtaaaaacttaccgacttaatacccatacttgatcagtcatcacccaatgtactaaagtctggtatggtatttggcttcattccTCACaacgttttttccgaggggagtagaatttaggtaacgtatctgtgacgacatgaacgtaacatgaggatttttgccattaatagacctgattttttttactttgaaaccattgtgttatgtaccacatatattataatataactatggagcctgcttgatccatcacatatgagaacatgcATATAGCCAGGtttttgacagattgctatccattagaaatatggtaacgtatctgtgaacaatattggcgacatagtctcaaagacctgttggaaaaatttaataacctgcgttgtgatgttttatactttataattagggcatgataccagctaatgtaaagtacctataatccattattatgcgtgcatgtatagcgaacagggacacgttatacggaacgcaccttggctggcgacatggaggaaaacaatggatatgcataatcagctttattgttttatactttctaggcatgttacaacctctagccccacatattttagaaagcaactcctaagtattagttatattaattcaagtcatttctttctgacgaaacaagtctgaatacgacttgaaactatgggcgacacagatttggctttttgaacactttatcggagaatgtgcctccTGATCTGAATTGACTCTTTATCCATCGTGCTTTTCtgtcactctctctctctaagattttagactccccccaattgataatatgattagccctggctagGCTACATAGTCACTAATAGCTGAGTTCTTAAAATGGCTCTCGGATTCTTTTCGTTTAGACCGGTGTATTTCTGTTGACTCGCTTTTTCCGCCTCCCTTCTGTGCTCGTCTAACCGTGTGCCGATGTTCTTTTGGTTTCGCCTACGTAAGTTAATTCGCAGCTACCACACGGGACTTCGTAAACACAATTAGGAGTTTTGACCGGTTCTTGCTTGTCTTTGGGGTGGACCACCATTTTCCTGATTATAGTGTGTGGTCTCATTGCGGTTGCGATGTCGTGTTTCTTTAAGGTTCTGCTGATTCTTTCAGACATACCCGCTACATATGGAATAACCACCAGGCCTTTGCTTTTATGCTCAGAAGTTGCGATCTTATTTTTCTTGGTCTTTCCTTGGTGCTTATCTTCCATTTGTTTCTTAACTTTGTCTATAGTCCATTTGGGATATCCACACTTAGCTAGAGCCTGTCTAATATGCTCTTCCTCTTTGATCTTGTCCTGCTCTTCTGTAACTATTCTGTCTTTCCTGTCGAGTAAAGTCCTGACCACACCCATTTTCTGATGAAGAGGATGGTGGGATGTAAAGGACAAATACTGATCAGTGTGGGTTTTCTTCCTATAAACCATGAGTTTGATGGAATTGTCAGGTTTGCGGACAATTAAAGTGTCTAAGAAAGGAATCTGGTGATCTTGTTCTTCCTCATAGGTAAATTTTATACTAGAGGTAGTATCCACTTGATGCAGGTGTTCTGTCAAGGTTTCGGTAGTGTCTTTATTTACAATTTCCAGAATATCGTCCACGTAGCGTTTCCAGAGGCGGGTTTGCATTCAAGCGGGGCAGTAAGGATGGCGTTTTGCTCCAACCATTCCATGAAGATGTTAGCAGTAAGTGGGCTGACCGGCGAACCCATGGCAGCGCCAAATTTCTGTTTGTAGATGGTATCGCGAAAGGTTTTATTATATGTGTGTTTTTTGGATAAATCCTGTTTTGAGTAACATTTGCAACTGTTTAGCTACCCACCGAAGTGATTTTTGAAGAAATTGTGACTTTGCAAGGTGAAATTTTAGCTGTTTTTCTACCAAAGGATTTTCGCGCCACACGACGAAGCGAGGAATTCCACGCCTTCGCCCGAAAACTGGATATTGTGACACCAATTACCAGCGTCTTTATACTTCCTCCATCCATCCTTGGTATTGAGAATACTTCAGCTTCGCCTTACCAACTGTGTGACAATTTCGAGTGTTTTCAGCGTTTTATATTGCGGATTTTTGTGAACTTTGTAATACGAAAATCCCGAGTGTTTTGCTATTGGATTACTAGTCTTCACCAAGTCTCATCCACCTTCAAATCTACGTGCAATAATCGACGCCTTGCCATCCTTTCTTCAAGTCAGCTAAGTGCAATCAAATTTAATATTGTATTTACTTATATTTTCTGTAAGAAGTGAACTTATTTatgttaaaaacaatttttaactGCCTCTGTTCAACGAGCAATATAGTTAGCAGAGACCATATTCGACTTCCCGACGTGGCAACGAAATTTGCCGAAGTAGAAACCGCCATCTTGCTTTTTAACGCATCTGTATGCAATTTTACAACAAACATTTTGATGTTGATGTATCCATTCTCCGTGTTTTTAAAACCAAACCGTCAGTTAAATCAAGTTCTAATTCGTTTTAATGCATTCCTGTAGTGAAGTGAACTTATTTACCGTTTTTAAAGTAGACCAGTCATCTACCATTGTTCAGCGTGACTTTTCCGAGAAAACCAACTACAGTGTTCCAAAGTTTGACGATCTACCGAGTAGAGGCCGCCATCTTGCTTTTTATCgtattttgacaaaacattttaaaaaaacttttgatattttgatgtaCCCATTCTACATGTTGTTTTTATACCAACGTACTGAGTACCGATTTTAAATAACTTTTGCCATTTGCATCTCATCTTTTGCCGTATTTGTGTGCATGCTCATCTATTCACTCTAGGACCCCAGAGCTTTAACCAGTCTACAGCCAAAGCAGACGACTCGATACCGGAAGCGACGCCATGTTTTTCTCAGAAGTAAACATCGGTCTTCCGACAGATCACTCCAGACCTTGAATGTTCTTGCCTTTGTCTTCACTGCCCACCGTGTCTATGCCAACGACGACTGACGAATTCGTAGCAGCAATTACGGTAGGATTGTTGCTTTTTTTGATACCTCCAACTCTATGACATCCATGACTTTGAActacaatttgaatgaaaattactgTGTTACCAAACCAACTGCGTATGTTTTATCGTACACCTGTGCCACGAATCACAAACCGGAGGTGGACTATATTACAGGTCTACATCCTTTTTGGGCTACCCTCGTGGTAGACTGCCCTTGCTCATCTTGATCAATTTACTTGCTGGCGATATTAGCTTAAACCCAGGACCAACCTCACCGAAGTCTACAACAAGCCGTCGGCGAGGCCGGGTACCGAAATGGTCCTGTGGTATTTGTAAGTACGCTTGTAAAACTGACTGTATCATGTGTAGCAATTGTGAAATATGGTTCCATAATATCTGTTCTGGTGCATCAGATGAAACCTTAGAAACCCATGTTGATTACCAGGATGCAGTATGGCTCTGCCCCTTTGTGACAACACCAATTTTACTAGCTCCAGTGACTCTGAAATTGAAGTAAGTAATCATTACGATTGCCTTGATCCTACCATTATCATGCCAAACCAGTCCTCCACGCCTATCAGAAGGAAGATTTCCCCACTCAAGCTTAGGCAGACAGAAGACGGATGGACACAGATGATTAATCGTAGACATCCTTCATCTACCAATACTACCAGCGCGACCACCCAGTCAACTAGACCAAGCAGACACCCTCCATCTACATGTACCAACGACACCAATACGACTAATCAGCCCTCTATATGTACGCCTATCAGAAGGAAGATTACCCCCACTCAAGCTTAGGCAGACAGAAGACGGATGGACCCGTGTGAATTGACATGACTACCAGTACCCAGCCTCATACGCCTATGGGAAGAAAGACAACACCACTTAAGCTTATGCAGACTGAGAATGGGTGGACATGCACGAACTACAAAATTAAGACTACCAAACCAGACAGACATCCTCCATCGACCAATACTACTACCAATTCGCCTACCCAGTCCTCTGCGCCTACCAGATGGAAGACTACCCCACTCAAGCTCAGGCAGACAGACGACGGATGGACGTGCGTAAATCCTACTAGACCAAATAGACATCCTCCATCTACCAAGAGACACCCCCCACTGAACAACAACAAGACTGACGAAAGCAGAAAGAAGTTTGACGACAAaaataaaatgcttttaaaattcaaaagcatGGCTGTTTGAACTTTATCAACATCAACTGCAACGGTGTTAAAGGTAAATCCCCAACTCGAACTACTTCTCAATCAAGAaaaattgatgttgttattggtaCTGAATCAAAACTTGGTACAGATGTCTACAGTGCAGAACTTTTCCCCagcaatttttgtgtgtttcgtaGAGATCGCAAATCTGGCGGAGGAGGAGTTTTCATCGCAGTTAAAGACAACATTCCTTGTTATGTTAGAACTGACCTCATGATAGACGATACAGAACTACTTTGGTGTCAACTCACCCTGCAAGGCGAGGACATCCTCGTTGGTGCATTCTACCGCCAACATAAAAACATCACTGTTGACTCCTTGATGAATTTGAATGCAAGTTTAACAACCgataatcggtgatgaacagagacgaggggtctACAATCTGAGTCATGTTTATGGTCCTCTTTTGGAGACTGCGAGTAGGACTAACAtcactaccggaagtgacataacttcccgccagtcatcagctgttggatcacaacatcaacaagcttcgataaagtcagtggttcactgacgaaactgtcagcaagaaaatagtaagtttcttcactggttttgacaaattaaaaacctaTTTATTTGTTCTGTAAATGCTATATTCATTAGTGACCTTGttgaaaaaatgaagaaattagcatttaccatgtttaccgttATCTTGAATGAATTTTCTTAGCTTCATTAACGTTGAAGCAGAACGAAGTTCTCACATATTTTtataaagttttgaattaaatcaaatactggaccttgcattttttgcaacttgctacgttgcgtctgaaaccatcagactttaTCAGGCAACTTAACccgctggtcatgtgacactttgagacggctagggatcgtcttgatgTCCCGGTCTCATACGTGGGCTAAGTTGTGGGAGAGATAGTAAAGAGTAGAGCAGCCGTCACTTAATAAGAAAgggggactgagacacaactttatctcacgcatgggaccgggTCATCTCAGCAATATTAAATATCCCagtgagagaaatgttggtgcgttggataaagctttgcattatttttgtatgcttaacataatttcaaagttttgggggcctgagctttcgatcctagcaggatctttatcaaaggcagagtgacaagacaacacacaaacatccATATATATATGtggacatggacataaaggaaaaggaaattagcaagacaatagaaaACATGAGTGTTTCTTGGGCAATATCAGttggggcaggaagtgggatgtaa is a genomic window containing:
- the LOC140145453 gene encoding uncharacterized protein encodes the protein MQTRLWKRYVDDILEIVNKDTTETLTEHLHQVDTTSSIKFTYEEEQDHQIPFLDTLIVRKPDNSIKLMVYRKKTHTDQYLSFTSHHPLHQKMGVVRTLLDRKDRIVTEEQDKIKEEEHIRQALAKCGYPKWTIDKVKKQMEDKHQGKTKKNKIATSEHKSKGLVVIPYVAGMSERISRTLKKHDIATAMRPHTIIRKMVVHPKDKQEPVKTPNCVYEVPCGSCELTYVGETKRTSAHG